One segment of Leuconostoc lactis DNA contains the following:
- a CDS encoding phosphoglycerate kinase, with protein sequence MAKLTVSDLELSGKKVLMRVDFNVPIKAGVIGNDNRIVAALPTIKYVLEHGGRAILFSHLGRIKSEDDKKDLSLAPVAKRLGELLGQEVKFVPQTRGAELEAAVADLKDGEVLMVENTRFEDVADGQEVKHESKNNDELGKYWASLGDDIFVNDAFGTAHRAHASNVGISANVSQAAAGFLMEKEIKFLGDAVANPVRPFVAIIGGAKVSDKIEIVKSLLEKADKVIVGGGMAYTFDAAKGYKIGNSLFEADKVELAKELMAEAGDKLVLPVDSVAADAFSNDAKTEVVDAAAGIPDGYMGLDIGPKSVKLFQDTLDGAKTVVWNGPMGVFEMPNFAKGTLAIAEELVKVTENGGTTIVGGGDSTAAVQQLGVADQLSHISTGGGASLEYLEGKELPGIAAITEK encoded by the coding sequence ATGGCTAAATTGACTGTTTCAGATTTGGAACTTTCAGGTAAGAAAGTATTGATGCGCGTTGACTTCAACGTGCCAATCAAGGCAGGCGTTATCGGAAACGATAACCGTATTGTGGCAGCGTTGCCAACAATCAAGTACGTACTTGAGCATGGTGGACGTGCGATCTTGTTCTCACACTTGGGTCGTATCAAGTCTGAAGACGATAAGAAGGACTTGTCATTGGCACCAGTTGCTAAGCGTTTGGGTGAATTGTTGGGTCAAGAAGTGAAGTTTGTCCCACAAACACGCGGTGCTGAACTTGAAGCTGCTGTTGCAGATTTGAAGGATGGCGAAGTTTTGATGGTTGAAAACACACGTTTTGAAGACGTTGCGGACGGCCAAGAAGTGAAGCATGAATCAAAGAACAATGATGAACTTGGTAAGTACTGGGCATCATTGGGTGATGATATCTTCGTCAACGATGCCTTTGGTACAGCACACCGTGCCCACGCCTCAAACGTTGGTATTTCAGCAAATGTGTCACAAGCAGCTGCTGGCTTCTTGATGGAAAAGGAAATCAAGTTCTTGGGTGACGCTGTGGCAAACCCAGTGCGTCCGTTTGTTGCCATTATTGGTGGTGCCAAGGTTTCAGATAAGATTGAAATCGTCAAGTCATTGCTTGAAAAGGCCGACAAGGTAATTGTTGGCGGTGGGATGGCCTATACTTTTGATGCTGCAAAGGGTTACAAGATTGGAAACTCATTGTTTGAAGCAGATAAGGTTGAATTGGCTAAGGAATTGATGGCAGAAGCTGGCGACAAGCTTGTTTTGCCAGTTGATTCAGTTGCCGCTGATGCTTTCTCAAATGATGCCAAGACAGAAGTTGTTGATGCAGCAGCTGGTATCCCTGATGGTTACATGGGACTAGACATTGGACCAAAGTCAGTGAAGTTGTTCCAAGACACATTAGATGGTGCTAAGACAGTTGTTTGGAACGGTCCAATGGGTGTCTTTGAAATGCCTAACTTTGCTAAGGGAACTTTGGCTATTGCTGAAGAATTAGTGAAGGTCACTGAAAACGGTGGTACAACAATTGTTGGTGGTGGTGATTCAACTGCAGCCGTACAACAATTAGGTGTTGCTGACCAATTGTCACACATCTCAACTGGTGGTGGTGCTTCATTGGAATACCTTGAAGGTAAGGAATTACCAGGAATTGCCGCAATTACAGAAAAGTAA
- a CDS encoding glycosyltransferase, which produces MYFFVNQGIGHSNSGVEHAQFYRAARFREQGLPFKLVFTDHLPQLHQHMSEWQLAEHEVIGLYDYLLSDDPDDYLQQGTRDPQVYYEESLWDTEQTQRLLFRQATGRYTETIQRRKHRTRDGEYVVVDDRVILENQQHRVAWHYQYDGENGKRPVNIHVDNFRGQHYLFTTQEELITFFFAELQRYFTQNVYFVDRGVSHEAALISLKQAGSPLQLGVVIHAAHFVGFVNGHPLWNTYYQYVFDHLAFVDVMIVSTHQQREDILSQLQALGVSDVAHKVVAIPVGGVSAIAPTRHWQGPTAKFVTAARLHVEKNLTQVIMAAKQLRDAGMSLTLAIYGVGQEYAPLAQLIQTHQLADVVTLKGLSQDMLVDMQQYDAFVSASYSEGFGLAYMEAMSLGLPIATYANRYGAQALVRDGENGYLAAFEPQATAEAQNITHLATAMRRIFDNYDALSRGASRRSSAFLNADIAMQWGRLLEALI; this is translated from the coding sequence ATGTATTTTTTTGTCAATCAAGGCATTGGCCATAGTAATAGTGGTGTCGAACATGCCCAGTTTTATCGTGCGGCCCGTTTTCGCGAACAAGGTTTGCCGTTTAAGTTGGTGTTTACTGACCATTTACCACAGTTACATCAACATATGTCGGAATGGCAACTGGCTGAACATGAAGTCATTGGGCTTTATGACTATTTGTTAAGTGATGACCCAGATGATTATCTACAACAGGGGACGCGCGACCCACAAGTCTATTATGAAGAATCACTTTGGGACACTGAGCAAACACAACGATTACTGTTTAGACAAGCCACCGGTCGGTATACCGAAACGATCCAACGCCGAAAGCACCGAACACGCGATGGTGAATATGTTGTGGTTGATGATCGCGTGATTCTTGAAAATCAGCAACATCGGGTGGCTTGGCATTATCAATATGATGGCGAAAATGGTAAACGCCCTGTCAATATCCATGTCGATAACTTTCGCGGTCAACACTACTTATTCACAACGCAGGAAGAGTTGATAACCTTTTTCTTTGCAGAACTGCAGCGTTATTTTACCCAAAATGTTTATTTTGTTGATCGTGGTGTCTCGCACGAAGCAGCATTGATCAGTTTAAAGCAGGCTGGGTCACCATTACAGCTTGGGGTGGTCATTCATGCGGCGCATTTTGTTGGTTTTGTTAACGGACACCCGCTTTGGAATACTTATTATCAATATGTATTCGATCATTTAGCTTTTGTCGATGTCATGATTGTATCAACCCATCAGCAACGGGAGGATATCCTATCGCAATTACAAGCGCTAGGCGTATCGGATGTTGCCCATAAAGTTGTGGCGATACCAGTTGGCGGGGTATCGGCCATTGCGCCAACGCGTCACTGGCAGGGGCCTACGGCCAAATTTGTCACCGCGGCACGTCTGCACGTCGAAAAAAATTTAACGCAGGTGATTATGGCCGCCAAACAATTGCGTGATGCGGGGATGTCCCTCACATTAGCGATTTATGGTGTGGGACAAGAATATGCGCCCTTAGCACAATTAATCCAAACACATCAGTTAGCAGACGTCGTGACGCTAAAAGGGCTGAGTCAGGATATGTTAGTGGACATGCAACAGTATGATGCGTTTGTCTCGGCTTCCTATTCTGAAGGTTTTGGTCTGGCTTACATGGAAGCGATGAGTTTAGGATTGCCAATTGCAACTTATGCGAATCGCTATGGGGCACAAGCTTTAGTGCGTGACGGCGAGAACGGCTATTTAGCGGCATTTGAGCCACAGGCAACTGCTGAAGCACAGAATATCACACATTTGGCCACGGCAATGCGCCGCATTTTTGATAACTACGATGCGTTATCGCGTGGTGCTAGCCGACGATCAAGTGCATTTCTCAATGCTGATATTGCCATGCAGTGGGGGCGTTTATTGGAGGCTTTGATATGA
- a CDS encoding DUF4811 domain-containing protein produces the protein MIIIILAVFAVLAFWANMTIKSTVTRYVTVTVMFIGLALSVVAIVANMHSHFGMKTVVTTTKTEIYSAGSPQQQFGVLLYQSVGTAGKENVYIYKASPDAKKTTLAKPDLQTTSQRVAVDGHKAYKIVQATRYVYRNNTYKFLFGWAGNNHQLKHKHVIYQVPATWIAMTPDQAKSLAAKMAPKTPEEQAGAAAKQAELAALAKIDPDRAARAQVDQIKQVLQITQ, from the coding sequence ATGATTATTATTATTCTGGCAGTATTTGCCGTTCTAGCCTTTTGGGCAAATATGACGATTAAGTCAACTGTGACACGTTATGTGACGGTAACCGTCATGTTTATCGGTTTGGCGTTGAGTGTCGTTGCGATTGTTGCCAACATGCATAGCCATTTTGGGATGAAAACAGTTGTGACAACGACTAAAACTGAAATTTATTCAGCGGGTTCACCGCAACAACAATTTGGGGTACTTTTGTATCAAAGTGTTGGGACTGCGGGTAAAGAAAATGTTTATATTTACAAGGCGTCACCGGACGCCAAGAAAACAACACTGGCTAAACCGGATCTACAGACGACCTCTCAGCGTGTTGCTGTTGATGGTCATAAAGCCTACAAAATTGTGCAAGCAACGCGTTATGTTTACCGTAACAACACTTACAAGTTCTTGTTTGGTTGGGCAGGAAATAATCATCAGTTGAAGCACAAGCATGTGATTTATCAAGTGCCGGCAACTTGGATTGCGATGACGCCTGATCAGGCGAAGTCGTTGGCTGCCAAGATGGCACCTAAGACACCAGAAGAACAAGCTGGTGCTGCGGCTAAGCAAGCGGAATTAGCCGCTTTGGCAAAGATAGACCCAGATCGGGCCGCCCGCGCACAAGTTGATCAGATTAAACAAGTGTTGCAAATTACACAATAA
- a CDS encoding MDR family MFS transporter, with the protein MSEKILDVHGKPVNRMAMMMVLLVGVFSVMLMQTALGTALPALMTAFNVNASTVQWLTTIFLMANGIMVPVSAYLTTRVPTKALYLSSLGLFTIGTLVAFVTPTNAFWLLMVARVLQAMAVGILMPLMQVVSLSLFDAESRGKAMGLGGLVIGMAPAIGPTLSGWILEEDHTLLGVTLVSSWRSIFGVVLPVVIVVMIASCFIFHDVLPTQKVTLNVRSLIESTFGFGLVLYGFAMVASNGWGSAQVIVPLVIGFLTVIEFIWHQSKMDKPFLDMSVFKSKQFTITTILVSLAMMAMIGVEMVLPIYMQNIRGLTPLHSGLILLPGALMMGIVSPIAGAFYDKHGAKRLAITGFTILIIGTVPLIYLTADTPTLYITALYTLRMFGIAMTMMPLTASAMGALSPQTAAQGTAANNTMRQVASSLGTAVLASVMQSVTQNHMPASTMKGADPLLFGKKALDATLTGFHASFFLAAGFAIVAILIAFFLHSGKVNTPAKEAA; encoded by the coding sequence ATGAGTGAAAAAATTCTCGACGTGCATGGCAAACCCGTCAATCGTATGGCGATGATGATGGTCTTGCTTGTCGGCGTGTTCTCAGTTATGCTGATGCAAACAGCGTTAGGGACTGCGTTACCTGCGTTAATGACCGCTTTTAACGTGAATGCCTCAACCGTCCAATGGTTAACAACTATTTTCTTGATGGCGAACGGTATTATGGTGCCTGTTTCAGCTTACTTGACAACACGCGTGCCAACGAAGGCTTTGTACCTTTCGTCTTTGGGGCTATTTACTATCGGGACCTTGGTGGCTTTTGTGACGCCAACCAATGCTTTTTGGTTGTTGATGGTAGCCCGTGTCTTGCAAGCCATGGCAGTCGGCATCTTGATGCCTTTAATGCAGGTGGTGTCGCTATCATTATTTGATGCAGAATCACGTGGTAAAGCCATGGGACTTGGTGGCTTAGTTATCGGTATGGCACCAGCCATCGGACCAACGTTATCTGGTTGGATTCTTGAAGAGGATCATACGTTATTGGGCGTCACATTAGTGAGTTCTTGGCGTTCTATCTTTGGTGTGGTACTCCCAGTGGTCATTGTGGTTATGATTGCGTCATGCTTCATTTTCCATGATGTCTTACCAACGCAAAAGGTGACGTTGAACGTGCGCTCATTAATTGAATCAACCTTTGGTTTTGGGTTGGTTTTGTATGGCTTTGCGATGGTTGCCTCAAATGGTTGGGGCAGTGCGCAAGTTATTGTGCCATTAGTCATTGGCTTTTTGACCGTGATCGAATTTATCTGGCATCAATCAAAAATGGACAAGCCGTTTTTGGATATGTCCGTCTTTAAATCAAAGCAGTTCACGATTACAACAATCTTGGTATCACTTGCCATGATGGCCATGATTGGTGTGGAAATGGTTTTGCCAATTTACATGCAAAACATCCGTGGCTTAACGCCACTTCACTCTGGTTTGATCTTGTTACCAGGTGCCTTGATGATGGGGATTGTGTCACCAATTGCTGGGGCATTTTACGATAAACATGGCGCCAAGCGTTTAGCGATTACCGGCTTTACGATCCTGATTATTGGGACAGTACCATTGATTTATTTAACTGCTGATACCCCAACACTTTACATCACCGCACTCTATACATTGCGTATGTTTGGTATTGCCATGACCATGATGCCATTAACGGCGTCGGCGATGGGTGCCTTGTCACCACAAACAGCTGCCCAAGGGACAGCGGCAAACAATACCATGCGTCAAGTGGCTTCTTCTTTGGGAACGGCTGTGTTAGCTTCAGTGATGCAATCGGTCACACAAAATCACATGCCAGCATCAACTATGAAGGGCGCAGATCCATTGTTATTTGGTAAGAAAGCCTTGGACGCCACGTTAACTGGTTTCCACGCCTCATTCTTCCTGGCTGCAGGATTTGCGATTGTTGCCATCTTAATCGCTTTCTTCCTACACAGTGGTAAGGTCAATACACCGGCAAAGGAGGCAGCATAA
- a CDS encoding type I pantothenate kinase: MNTLVQAIQQRYQGDFMTVGITGSVAVGKSTFAANLAEALAVNVAVVSTDDFLMSNATLMAQGLFDQKGFPQTYGLDKMAQMIAAFKAGQSTVTIPLYRQDIADIDAQAQQTIQRPDILIIEGVVALQLAALDFKIYLDASLADIKSWYLSRTLAMTAQAQDDPTSWRYQFAQMPVAELSALAMTTWDETNQVNLDCYILPTQQHADAIVSLDSEHQIRRITIK; the protein is encoded by the coding sequence ATGAACACGTTAGTACAAGCGATTCAACAACGCTATCAGGGTGACTTCATGACAGTGGGAATTACCGGATCGGTGGCGGTTGGGAAAAGCACGTTTGCGGCCAATTTGGCTGAGGCATTAGCCGTTAACGTCGCTGTTGTCAGCACGGATGATTTTTTGATGTCTAACGCGACGCTCATGGCGCAGGGGTTATTTGATCAAAAGGGCTTCCCACAAACGTATGGATTGGACAAAATGGCACAGATGATTGCGGCCTTTAAAGCTGGTCAATCGACAGTCACAATACCGCTTTATCGCCAAGATATTGCAGATATTGATGCCCAAGCCCAGCAAACGATTCAGCGTCCGGATATTTTAATTATTGAAGGTGTTGTTGCCCTGCAATTGGCAGCACTTGATTTTAAAATTTATTTAGATGCGTCATTAGCAGATATTAAATCTTGGTATTTGTCACGAACATTGGCCATGACGGCGCAAGCGCAAGACGATCCGACATCATGGCGGTATCAATTTGCCCAAATGCCGGTTGCTGAATTATCAGCATTAGCGATGACGACCTGGGATGAAACGAATCAAGTCAATCTGGATTGCTATATTTTACCCACACAACAGCATGCGGATGCCATTGTCAGTCTGGATTCGGAACATCAGATTCGCCGTATAACAATAAAATGA
- the helD gene encoding RNA polymerase recycling motor HelD, which translates to MANEIKTDETKYLNKTLTAMNKALHTTEAEIKRTNKNINNVAQSWGDVRLKTDTYSGIVETAASIRQQQQMLSERENSKTRAEQRFATLTKQIERPYFARIDFSESASDSGEAETIYIGLGSFSDEDHKFLVYDWRAPVASIYYDGGIGDVSYLTPDGTQQANVTLKRQFQIEDGVIVTLFDTEEAIGDAMLMNALSGESSTKMKSIVTTIQKEQNKIIRNTAADLLFVQGAAGSGKTAAVLQRVAYLLYRYRGKLTSGQVVLFSPNQLFNDYIDNVLPELGEQNMVQMTFYQYASRRLPKIAVETLQERFEYDHTSAAINLAKGSLAMFDAVTAYAEHLNRADMRIRNIMFRGEPLVTKERIAEIYYQYNDNYKLGQRLEATRDSLMRMLSARIGTEMRKDWVELEIENLSKQEYDELVGAGRVRMGDDQEQDAAAKTRLAQLGEGPKEREFASEKAERQFLSRQIVTRALKPLARQIRRGSFLNINAQFVDFLRHAHEYIDLSKFGVSMADWTAHVESVIGALKNKQLSLIDTTIYLYLYDLITGKNGERDIRFLFIDEIQDYTPFQLAFLKFSFPRAKFTVLGDLNQAIFTKDNATTLQQDFATLFDSDRVETVKLTQTYRSTQQITDFTKHILRGGEDIDAFNRAGNKPELYVLPDEDAMLAQLRQRLATDAEQKTSTAIITKTLEDAQNLARQLGDHSVTLIQSENQRLAQGAIIVPSYLAKGLEFDSVVIWHADNTRYGDDSERRLLYTVASRAMHELTMLAQEQASVLLDDVPTDLYEVKA; encoded by the coding sequence TTGGCCAACGAAATTAAAACTGATGAAACAAAATACTTGAACAAAACGCTAACAGCAATGAACAAAGCATTGCACACAACTGAGGCTGAAATTAAACGAACAAATAAAAACATTAATAATGTTGCCCAGAGTTGGGGGGATGTTCGCCTCAAGACGGACACTTATTCTGGGATTGTCGAGACAGCCGCCTCAATTCGGCAACAGCAACAAATGCTTTCTGAACGAGAAAATTCTAAGACACGAGCAGAACAACGCTTTGCCACGTTGACGAAGCAAATTGAGCGGCCGTACTTTGCGCGGATTGATTTTAGCGAGTCAGCAAGTGATTCTGGCGAAGCCGAAACGATTTATATTGGTCTTGGGTCATTTAGTGATGAAGACCATAAGTTTTTAGTATATGATTGGCGTGCGCCAGTGGCTTCTATTTACTATGATGGCGGCATTGGTGACGTGTCTTATCTGACACCAGATGGTACCCAACAAGCCAACGTGACTTTGAAACGGCAATTCCAGATTGAAGATGGTGTGATTGTCACACTCTTTGACACGGAGGAAGCGATTGGGGATGCGATGTTGATGAACGCCTTGTCGGGTGAATCATCAACCAAAATGAAGTCCATCGTCACAACTATTCAAAAAGAACAGAATAAAATTATTCGTAACACGGCTGCAGACTTGTTATTTGTACAAGGTGCTGCTGGTTCGGGGAAGACGGCGGCTGTCCTGCAGCGTGTTGCCTATTTGTTGTACCGCTACCGCGGTAAGTTGACGTCTGGGCAAGTGGTGTTATTTAGTCCAAACCAATTATTTAATGACTATATTGATAATGTTTTGCCAGAACTTGGTGAACAAAATATGGTCCAGATGACATTTTATCAGTATGCATCACGCCGTTTACCAAAGATTGCGGTGGAAACCCTGCAAGAACGCTTTGAATATGATCACACCTCCGCTGCAATTAACTTAGCGAAGGGGAGTTTGGCGATGTTTGACGCGGTTACCGCGTATGCTGAACATTTGAACCGCGCAGATATGCGTATTCGCAATATTATGTTCCGAGGTGAACCATTGGTAACTAAAGAACGCATTGCCGAAATTTATTATCAATATAACGACAACTATAAGTTGGGCCAACGGTTGGAAGCAACACGTGACAGTCTCATGCGGATGTTAAGTGCACGAATTGGCACGGAAATGCGCAAAGACTGGGTTGAACTTGAAATTGAAAATCTTTCTAAGCAAGAATATGATGAATTAGTTGGTGCCGGCCGTGTCCGGATGGGCGATGATCAAGAGCAAGATGCGGCTGCTAAAACACGGTTAGCACAGCTGGGTGAAGGCCCTAAAGAGCGCGAGTTTGCGAGTGAAAAAGCAGAACGACAATTCTTGTCACGACAAATTGTAACGCGTGCTTTAAAGCCATTAGCACGTCAAATTCGACGGGGCAGCTTTTTGAATATTAATGCGCAGTTTGTTGATTTCTTGCGTCATGCCCATGAGTATATTGATTTGTCAAAATTTGGTGTGTCCATGGCAGATTGGACCGCCCATGTTGAAAGCGTGATTGGGGCGCTAAAAAATAAGCAATTATCATTAATCGACACGACCATTTACCTATATCTTTATGATCTGATTACCGGAAAAAATGGTGAACGTGATATTCGCTTCTTATTTATTGATGAAATCCAAGATTACACGCCTTTCCAACTGGCCTTTTTGAAGTTTAGCTTCCCGCGCGCAAAATTCACGGTGTTAGGTGATTTGAACCAAGCCATCTTTACCAAAGATAATGCCACGACGTTGCAACAAGACTTTGCGACCTTATTTGATTCAGATCGCGTTGAAACGGTTAAATTGACCCAAACGTATCGGTCAACTCAGCAAATCACCGACTTTACCAAGCACATTTTGCGAGGTGGTGAAGATATTGATGCCTTTAACCGTGCAGGAAATAAGCCGGAATTGTACGTGTTACCTGATGAGGATGCGATGCTGGCACAACTCCGTCAGCGGTTAGCAACAGATGCTGAACAGAAAACATCGACGGCCATTATCACCAAAACACTGGAAGATGCCCAAAACTTGGCTCGTCAGTTAGGGGATCACTCGGTCACATTGATCCAATCTGAAAATCAGCGACTCGCACAAGGGGCGATCATTGTGCCATCTTACTTGGCTAAAGGGTTAGAATTTGATTCAGTCGTGATTTGGCATGCAGATAATACCCGTTATGGGGATGATTCAGAACGCCGTTTGTTATATACGGTAGCGAGCCGTGCGATGCACGAGTTGACGATGCTGGCGCAAGAACAAGCATCTGTTTTGTTAGATGACGTGCCGACAGATCTCTATGAGGTTAAGGCATGA
- a CDS encoding NADH-dependent flavin oxidoreductase, translated as MQINYDFLDNYTFKNKAMTVRNRVVMAPTTLRSSLEDGSVSDNELHFYQLRAQGPGMIVTEVAYVNELGRGWEGGLSAAHDDNIPGLRRLASAIQSGGAKAILQIFSAGRQSTSAILRGKTPVSASAQPYPKGDHETPRALTHDEIVQTIDDFAQATRRAILAGFDGVELHGANLYLMQQFFSPDSNRRDDIWGGSLEKRERFGLAVTAKVAQTIDKYADRPFLLGYRQSPEEPMTPGITLADSLAFAKKIAAVPVDYLHLSLKDAFQTPFRDKTDTAMIISHYKQALPADFPIMVAGLLKQPEQVERLMDEGVTFAALGRELIVEPNWVQKVAQHDIQAIRYAVSPADFGLLGVPKPLEKWLLTRFRNGLPITTDPEFDPKVPWQYYKHNVANAPRPVEPTQLLTMKPKASQFE; from the coding sequence ATGCAAATAAATTATGATTTTTTAGACAACTATACCTTTAAAAATAAAGCGATGACGGTGCGTAACCGCGTGGTGATGGCGCCAACGACATTACGCTCGTCACTAGAAGATGGTAGTGTATCAGATAATGAATTGCATTTTTATCAATTACGTGCACAAGGGCCGGGGATGATTGTGACCGAAGTGGCTTATGTGAACGAATTAGGCCGCGGTTGGGAGGGCGGCCTTTCAGCGGCGCATGATGATAATATTCCTGGTTTGCGCCGATTAGCAAGTGCGATTCAATCTGGTGGTGCGAAAGCCATTTTACAAATTTTTTCTGCTGGTCGCCAATCGACAAGTGCGATTTTACGTGGCAAAACCCCTGTTTCGGCTTCAGCACAGCCTTATCCAAAAGGTGATCACGAAACACCACGGGCATTAACGCATGATGAAATTGTGCAAACGATTGATGATTTTGCACAGGCCACACGACGTGCCATCTTAGCAGGATTTGATGGCGTCGAGTTGCATGGGGCGAACTTATATTTGATGCAACAGTTTTTTTCACCAGATAGTAACCGGCGGGATGATATTTGGGGTGGCTCGTTAGAAAAACGTGAGCGTTTTGGCTTAGCTGTGACGGCCAAAGTAGCGCAAACCATTGATAAATATGCTGATCGGCCGTTTTTGTTAGGTTACCGCCAATCGCCGGAAGAACCGATGACACCAGGGATTACGCTAGCGGATTCGTTAGCATTTGCCAAAAAAATTGCAGCAGTGCCGGTGGACTATTTACATTTATCATTGAAAGATGCTTTTCAAACACCTTTCAGAGATAAAACAGACACGGCCATGATTATTTCACATTATAAGCAGGCATTACCAGCAGACTTCCCGATTATGGTGGCTGGTCTATTGAAGCAACCAGAACAAGTTGAACGTTTGATGGATGAAGGGGTGACGTTTGCGGCCTTAGGACGTGAATTGATTGTGGAACCAAACTGGGTACAAAAGGTGGCACAACATGACATACAAGCTATTCGGTATGCGGTTTCACCAGCTGATTTTGGGTTGTTAGGGGTGCCAAAGCCACTAGAAAAGTGGTTATTGACACGCTTTAGAAATGGTTTGCCTATTACAACTGATCCAGAGTTTGATCCCAAAGTGCCATGGCAATACTATAAGCACAACGTTGCGAACGCGCCACGGCCAGTTGAGCCAACTCAACTCTTAACGATGAAACCAAAAGCGTCACAATTTGAGTAA
- a CDS encoding transcriptional regulator, with amino-acid sequence MTMLESQYYNQALKFFVHEKRVPVKRILTEANISRSRFYAYLNGAGDLGMTRLLSILNVLHVNLTDFLMYARVLQEETCQKMGKKPVQQGLSQSEQLQIAAQVATQVHDYAPLVQVLRQVQQTVDYDEERAQIQPLLPLITGILCASTYRTATELALFLVVMPHLTYDQLQMNFPKAQAALMQRLADSQDVAPYLTNFLVEMQYKMLMATLQQQDMTTSMQLVTQIATVPTDALAWHAQFIKKIVAVIQAILQDQTATAKMLYSKLIELVYFIQPADQWLSYEKLLYHDFDHFEKAILVTNAVR; translated from the coding sequence ATGACAATGTTAGAGAGCCAATACTATAATCAGGCATTAAAGTTTTTTGTGCATGAAAAACGGGTGCCGGTTAAGCGTATTTTGACGGAAGCCAATATTTCACGTAGTCGTTTTTATGCTTATCTTAACGGCGCGGGTGATTTGGGGATGACGCGGTTGTTATCTATCCTCAATGTCTTACACGTTAATTTGACTGATTTTTTGATGTATGCACGTGTCTTACAAGAAGAGACTTGCCAAAAAATGGGCAAAAAGCCGGTACAGCAAGGTTTGTCACAATCAGAACAATTACAAATAGCCGCACAAGTTGCGACGCAAGTGCATGATTATGCACCATTGGTGCAGGTGTTGCGTCAAGTACAGCAAACCGTTGATTATGATGAAGAACGAGCACAAATTCAGCCGTTGTTGCCACTGATAACCGGTATTTTGTGTGCCTCAACGTACCGGACAGCAACTGAACTCGCGCTTTTTTTAGTGGTGATGCCACATTTAACTTATGACCAACTACAAATGAATTTTCCTAAAGCCCAAGCAGCCCTGATGCAGCGATTGGCAGATAGTCAGGACGTAGCGCCTTATTTGACAAATTTTTTAGTTGAAATGCAATACAAAATGTTGATGGCAACCCTGCAACAGCAAGATATGACCACAAGTATGCAGCTTGTGACACAAATTGCGACCGTCCCAACTGATGCATTAGCTTGGCATGCGCAATTCATTAAAAAAATTGTCGCTGTGATTCAAGCCATTTTACAAGATCAGACCGCCACAGCCAAAATGTTGTACAGTAAATTAATTGAGCTAGTTTATTTTATCCAACCAGCAGACCAATGGCTCAGTTATGAAAAGTTACTGTACCATGATTTTGACCATTTCGAAAAAGCAATTCTCGTCACCAACGCCGTACGATAA
- a CDS encoding LysM peptidoglycan-binding domain-containing protein yields the protein MLSFKKTLTVAAGVASAFAFGASHASADTTDSQNRPTDYVVKAGDTLNKLSSEYNTTVEDIAAKNNITDVNLIFVGQHLTFAEAAASQATAAPAQTPVAQAPAAPVAAPVKQAPVQQAPAAAPVRQAAPQVSSSAALNALIARESGGNVHARNGQYYGIGQLSAQARAVYGGNSADYNDQLNAMKAYIAARYGTAENAWAHSQATGWY from the coding sequence ATGCTTAGTTTTAAAAAGACATTAACAGTTGCTGCTGGTGTAGCCAGCGCATTTGCTTTCGGTGCATCACATGCTAGCGCCGACACAACAGATTCACAAAACCGTCCAACAGACTATGTTGTTAAGGCTGGCGACACATTGAACAAGTTGTCAAGTGAATACAACACAACAGTTGAAGACATCGCTGCTAAGAACAACATCACTGATGTGAACTTGATCTTTGTTGGTCAACACTTAACTTTTGCTGAAGCAGCTGCGTCACAAGCAACCGCTGCACCAGCACAAACACCAGTGGCACAAGCACCTGCAGCACCTGTTGCCGCACCAGTAAAACAAGCGCCGGTACAACAAGCACCCGCTGCAGCGCCTGTTCGCCAAGCTGCACCACAAGTATCATCTTCAGCTGCTTTGAATGCTTTGATTGCGCGCGAATCTGGTGGTAACGTGCATGCACGTAACGGTCAATACTATGGTATCGGTCAATTGTCAGCACAAGCACGTGCCGTTTACGGTGGTAACTCAGCCGACTATAACGACCAATTGAATGCCATGAAGGCTTATATTGCAGCACGTTATGGTACAGCCGAAAACGCTTGGGCACACTCACAAGCAACTGGTTGGTATTAA